The stretch of DNA TAGTTGGACCTTCTGAACCAGTGGTTTGTTCAAGATCCATCTCAGAGTCTGTTACACCAGGGGGGAGTTCATAGTGTGGGATTTTACCATCAATATAATCCTTCAGAATCTGTCGAGCAGCCCTAGTCTCATCAGGCAGCCCAGCATGGCTGACATGCCCACGAGATGCACAGTAGGCCCGCAATAGCTCAGCAGCAGTTGCCGGCCGAGACTGAGGTTCATATGGCTTTGGCTTTGGCAAGGTGATTTTGTAAATTTGCTCAAGGATATCCCTTGGGACACGATCTGCAACAACTTGAATAGCTTCCCGGTGCTTTGTCATTCTATCAATCGGCAACACACCACATGCCACCATCTCATGCCTTGAGCTTGAAAAGGATGGGAAGACCAGACCAGGGCAATCACACAGAGTGAGCTCTTCGGAGATTATCAGTGTCTGGAAATGTTTTGTCTTGCCAGGTGTGTGAGTAACACCAGTCCTCTTCTCCCCAACCAAAGCATTTATTGTTGAACTCTTTCCAACATTTGGATAGCCAACAAATCCAACAACTACATGCTTAGCCACTGAAGAAACAGAATCTGAAGAACTGGCTTCCTGATCATCTACAGAAGTTGAGGTCCTTCTCTGAGCTACAATAGACTCTGCCTCAGCTTGCAGCTTCATCAACAGTTCATCTCTGCCATATATCTTGGTATCCAAGTCAAGAGAAGCAGATTCTTCTTCAGAGTATCCACTTAACTTCTTGCCTTCTAATGTGGCAGTGGCAGCCTTAGCCGACCAGAACACATAGAGAATATCATGTGCCTTAAAATAATCAGCCCATCTCTTCCTGCATTATACAAATGTAAATGAAGTCACTACTAAGGCAATAAAGGTAGTACACAATCAAGTCTTATGAACAACATGCAGACCTGATATTTAACGGCAACAGATCAGCCTTGTTAACAAGGAGCATTGTTCTCTTGTGCTCATCAATTTCCTTTGCATATGCCTAGTACACACACAGAAAGCCATGTCACAAGTTATACAAGTAAAAAATAATGTAGGATGCTCaccaacaaaaaaaaatgaagtGCAACATAAAAAAGATTGACGTGAAATTAAACTCCCAGGAAAGAACAAAGATTCCTGAAAAACATAATTTACACTTCTAGAAAATAGAAGTCATAGCAAGCTTATCCTAATGCGGAACAAAGCAAAGTGAGATCAACATATGGTTGCTTTGGAAGGAATATAATTTCTGGGAACATGGCTTTCATTGCAATCTGGCAGCAAATAATATTTGAAAATGACGATATCTGGGAATCTCAGTTCCAGTTGTTTTTTATGGTACAAAAACAAATGTGGCTTGCTTCTGCCAGAAATAGAGGAAAAACACAGTTTCCATTTGTACATTAATTGGTTAAAATGGATAAGGAAAGTGCGACATAAGtctgaacaactcatggataaGGCTTATGTAACAATTTTACTGATACTGCGCAGTTCTGCAACATCGAGGGAGTCTTAAGAAGTGTCTAGCAAGCCATCATCATTTGTTTGGTTTACGAGTTATATACTATTTGAAAGCTAAACAATTTATATCAAAATCAAGAAAAGCAGTACCTCAAGATCAGGGCAGCGGTAGAATAAAGGATCCCGAGCATCAACCACCATAACCAACTTCACAGAAGAAAATAAAACAACAGTCAGTAATTTGCATAAGAAACGATATCACAGGATGTTACTCTTCAATCAGAATTACACAAACGTGATTGAGCACAGCATGACAGCAGAGTAGAATATTTCCAGGAAAAATGGTATTTAAGCACCAACAACTACACTAAAGCATGCAAGTGATCTAAATCTGTGTATGTTACTTTCTTAGAGTAGTTTAACAAATGGTCCAGTATGAGCATGCACTAAGAGAGAAAGATTTGTAAGGCAACCAACCAAACCCACAATGCCTGGCAATTCAGTACAGCAAAACTTACCAAATCACTGCGTTCAAGCACTCTCCAGAGTTGTCTCCAAATATCAATATTCTTCTCAAAGGGAGTCAGGACAAGCTTATCATTCTCTTCCAATCTACATAGGAGATTGCTCATCAGTCTTGCATACTCTAAGCATTAAATTGGAAAATAATGCTGCAAAATGCATTAAGCACTCTGTGCCAAATTTTACAACAAATATATACTGTTCTCTCTAGGAATGCAAGTTTTGTATTATTTAGATTATCCAGAAGGTAAATCTGCAACAGGAATGTTCTAAAAATAACTAAGTAACATTCGCGATACCATAATATCAAGTAAAGGCGCATCGTAAAGCTTACAAACTCACTTATTTTATTGTCAATTATATAGAATTCAGTAGTTATAGCTTAGCGCCCAAAATATAACTCTACACAAAAAGTATCATCCCACTAAACATTTAGAGTACGTGTATGTCTCTGAACGAACCTCGCAAGATTCCTGCGCCACACCAGGAAGGCACGCCGCTCATTCACATCAAGCTCCTCCACCGTCATCTGACTATGCCATGGTGGTCTGCAATGGCACACACACATGATTCATAATCAGAAAAAGGAACAAACCCAAGGCCATGAACAAACAGTAACACCATCAACTAACAGAAATGCTCACCGCCTGGGAACCCTGAGGCTGCTGGCGTGCAAGGCCTCCTGCTCCTTACGAAGCCGCCGCCTCTCGTCTTCCGTCTCCCCCGTCGCATCCCTGGCGCAACCAATCCAATCCGTAAGAATCCGCAACAAGAGAACACACCAGTTTCGCAGCACCAGCAGAACAAGAGGCAGGATTTCATTATCCCCATGGAGGAGGAAAGGGGAGGGGGAGGCGAGGGCTCACAGGTCGATGATGAGGTCGGAGTCGGAGGAGACGGACGCGGCCTCGGCGAGCTGGTCTGCCTCCGCGGCCCGCTGGAGCACGGCGTCGATGTCGCTGACGTCGATGACGGACTCGAGCGGCatcgcgcggcggcggccgaaGGCGAGCGCCTCGCCCCGTTCcttggcggccgccgccgccttgtTCCGCTGCCGGATCAGCGCGCGCCCGAGCCCctcgcccttctccttcttcccgCCGCCCGCCATCGGCTTGGAGAAAGAGATAGGTCAGGTCGCGGCTTGGGCACCGTGGAGGCAGAAGAAGCTGTTGCGGCTAGGGTTTTTGCGGCGGGGCGGAGGAAGGACCAAGGAGACGACGCGGCGGAAAGGTTGGGGTGGGGACTTCGACTACGTTTTCTCCACCGAATGAACCTCTGACGCATGGGACCCACCAGTCGGAGTCGTGTGCAGTGACGGGGAGAGGATTTTTTAATTTGGGAGCCGTATCGTATCTGACAGACACTCAATTCCCCCAGCCTTTCAAAATCAGGAGTCCAACCGAgtctgtatattttctattttctaaaaaattaaattatttaACCGCCCAAAAGTGTGTTTGGTTAagctgtaacattttcgttttatatttaataattaatgtctaatcatagattaattaggtttaaaagattcatcttgtaaatatattctctagctgtgtttttagttttgtaaatagtatatatatttagtactccatacaagtgtccaaacattcgatgtggcGAGAGTTTAAAAAATCAAAAGGAACCAAATAGAGCCTAATACAGAATAAACACTCC from Sorghum bicolor cultivar BTx623 chromosome 8, Sorghum_bicolor_NCBIv3, whole genome shotgun sequence encodes:
- the LOC8071482 gene encoding GTPase LSG1-2, yielding MAGGGKKEKGEGLGRALIRQRNKAAAAAKERGEALAFGRRRAMPLESVIDVSDIDAVLQRAAEADQLAEAASVSSDSDLIIDLDATGETEDERRRLRKEQEALHASSLRVPRRPPWHSQMTVEELDVNERRAFLVWRRNLARLEENDKLVLTPFEKNIDIWRQLWRVLERSDLLVMVVDARDPLFYRCPDLEAYAKEIDEHKRTMLLVNKADLLPLNIRKRWADYFKAHDILYVFWSAKAATATLEGKKLSGYSEEESASLDLDTKIYGRDELLMKLQAEAESIVAQRRTSTSVDDQEASSSDSVSSVAKHVVVGFVGYPNVGKSSTINALVGEKRTGVTHTPGKTKHFQTLIISEELTLCDCPGLVFPSFSSSRHEMVACGVLPIDRMTKHREAIQVVADRVPRDILEQIYKITLPKPKPYEPQSRPATAAELLRAYCASRGHVSHAGLPDETRAARQILKDYIDGKIPHYELPPGVTDSEMDLEQTTGSEGPTTSAANESDADDLDEEDGDTVDPAEPDMRDVLDDLESFDLANGGSKTTAKKKKEASHKHHKKPQRKKDRSWRVGNDGGDGTAVVRVYQKPAVNLSTVSASGRV